The following coding sequences are from one Stigmatopora nigra isolate UIUO_SnigA chromosome 12, RoL_Snig_1.1, whole genome shotgun sequence window:
- the bmp5 gene encoding bone morphogenetic protein 5: MSPWIRLLLGLTWICLTLLSCVHCGFSDNNHVHSSFIYRKLRNHERREIQREILSILGLPHRPRPFSPGKQASSAPLFMLDLYNAMAVEEEGVPPGVGKSHITKAQGHPRKGYYSPHHVGYSRMAQSFRAAPLLGQSPALTPANDNNFLNDADMVMSFVNIVEKDKDFSHQRRHYKEFRFDLTEIPDGEAVTAAEFRIYKDHSHGRFDNFTLRVSIHQVTKEFPNRDAETFLLDSKRVQASDGGWLVFDITATSNHWVMNPQQNLGLQLSVETLDGRSINMKSAGIVGRNGPQSQQPFLVAFFKASGVLLRSVRAVGGKKKNHNRNKSTHQQETSRATKTGEYNTSEQKQACKKHELYVSFRDLGWQDWIIAPEGYAAFYCDGECSFPLNAHMNATNHAIVQTLVHLMFPDNVPKPCCAPTKLNAISVLYFDDSSNVILKKYRNMVVRSCGCH; encoded by the exons ATGTCCCCGTGGATCCGCCTGTTACTTGGACTTACATGGATCTGCTTGACTTTACTGTCCTGTGTTCATTGTGGCTTCAGTGACAACAACCATGTGCACTCCAGTTTTATCTACAGGAAGTTGCGCAATCACGAACGACGGGAGATCCAGAGGGAGATCCTCTCCATCCTTGGCTTACCTCACCGCCCAAGGCCTTTCTCTCCTGGGAAACAGGCGTCCTCCGCTCCGCTTTTCATGCTCGACCTTTACAACGCCATGGCTGTGGAAGAAGAGGGGGTGCCACCAGGTGTGGGGAAGAGCCATATTACTAAGGCTCAAGGGCACCCTAGGAAAGGCTACTACAGTCCTCATCATGTGGGATACTCTCGTATGGCTCAGTCCTTCCGAGCCGCTCCTCTGTTGGGTCAAAGTCCGGCTCTTACCCCGGCAAATGATAACAACTTCCTCAACGATGCAGACATGGTGATGAGCTTTGTCAACATAG TGGAGAAAGATAAAGATTTCTCTCACCAACGAAGACACTACAAGGAGTTTCGTTTCGATTTGACTGAAATTCCGGATGGAGAAGCGGTCACCGCAGCAGAGTTTCGAATCTATAAGGATCACAGCCATGGCCGCTTTGACAACTTCACGCTGAGGGTTTCTATTCATCAAGTTACAAAAGAGTTCCCAAATAG AGACGCAGAGACCTTCTTGCTTGATTCCAAAAGAGTTCAAGCATCTGATGGTGGATGGTTGGTGTTTGATATAACGGCTACTAGTAACCATTGGGTGATGAATCCGCAGCAGAATCTAGGCCTACAACTAAGTGTGGAGACTTTAGATG gccGCAGTATCAACATGAAATCTGCTGGTATTGTGGGGCGCAATGGACCTCAGTCCCAACAGCCCTTCCTTGTTGCTTTTTTCAAAGCCAGTGGGGTTTTACTTCGCTCTGTCCGAGCCGTTGgtgggaagaagaagaatcacAACCGTAATAAATCCACTCATCAACAGGAAACATCGAGAGCAACAAAAACTGGAG AATATAACACAAGTGAACAAAAGCAGGCCTGCAAGAAGCATGAGCTTTATGTCAGCTTTCGGGATTTAGGTTGGCAG GACTGGATAATAGCACCAGAAGGCTACGCTGCTTTTTACTGTGACGGCGAATGCTCGTTCCCACTCAATGCACACATGAACGCGACCAATCACGCCATTGTCCAAACGCTG GTCCATTTAATGTTTCCTGACAACGTGCCAAAGCCTTGCTGTGCCCCGACTAAACTCAATGCTATTTCAGTACTTTACTTTGACGACAGCTCAAACGTCATTCTCaagaaatatagaaatatgGTGGTAAGATCTTGTGGCTGCCATTAG